One region of Fragaria vesca subsp. vesca linkage group LG4, FraVesHawaii_1.0, whole genome shotgun sequence genomic DNA includes:
- the LOC101303319 gene encoding sugar transport protein 13-like has product MAGGFGAPAHGGDRQFEAKITPVVIISCILAASGGLMFGYDIGISGGVTAMPQFLKKFFPVVYKKTQEKGIESNYCKYDNQGLQLFTSSLYLAALTATFAASHTTRNLGRKATMLIAGLFFILGTVFNAAAMNLLMLIIGRILLGCGVGFANQAVPLFLSEIAPTRIRGALNILFQLNTTVGILFANLVNYGTAKISGGWGWRLSLGLAGVPAVMLTLGSLIVVDTPNSLIARGKLVEGKAALKKIRGVSNVEPEYLEIVEASRVASEVKHPMKNLLKRRNRPQLVIAVCMQIFQQVTGINAIMFYAPVLFSTVGFKSDASLYSSVITGAVNVLSTCVSIYSVDRLGRRMLLLQAGVQMFISQIVVAVVLGIKVKDHSESLTPGLALLVVVMVCTFVAGFAWSWGPLGWLIPSETFPLETRSAGQSVTVCVNMVFTFIIAQAFLSMLCHFKFGIFLFFSAWVLVMSVFVLILLPETKNVPIEEMTDRVWRQHWYWRRFMDDDENGDA; this is encoded by the exons GGGGAGTTACAGCCATGCCTCAATTCCTGAAGAAATTTTTTCCGGTTGTCTACAAAAAGACCCAGGAGAAAGGAATTGAGAGCAATTACTGCAAATACGACAATCAAGGCCTGCAGTTGTTTACATCTTCACTGTACCTCGCTGCATTAACAGCAACGTTTGCAGCATCACACACAACAAGAAATCTAGGCCGAAAAGCAACCATGTTGATTGCTGGACTTTTCTTCATACTCGGAACTGTTTTCAACGCTGCAGCTATGAACCTTCTCATGCTTATAATTGGGAGGATCTTACTTGGTTGTGGAGTTGGTTTTGCTAATCAG GCGGTGCCGCTGTTCCTTTCTGAGATTGCACCTACGAGAATCCGTGGAGCACTCAACATTCTCTTCCAGCTCAATACGACCGTTGGCATTCTTTTTGCGAACCTTGTCAATTATGGTACTGCCAA AATTTCAGGGGGATGGGGATGGAGGCTATCTTTAGGATTGGCCGGTGTTCCTGCAGTTATGTTAACCTTGGGGTCTCTTATTGTGGTAGACACTCCTAACAGTTTGATTGCACGGGGTAAGTTGGTGGAAGGAAAAGCAGCTCTTAAAAAGATTCGAGGTGTCAGCAATGTTGAACCGGAATACTTGGAGATTGTGGAGGCAAGTCGTGTGGCTTCCGAAGTAAAGCATCCCATGAAAAATCTTCTAAAGCGCCGAAACAGACCTCAACTGGTGATTGCAGTTTGTATGCAGATCTTCCAGCAAGTCACTGGCATTAACGCAATCATGTTTTATGCTCCAGTTTTGTTCAGCACCGTAGGCTTCAAAAGCGATGCTTCCCTTTACTCTTCTGTCATAACAGGAGCCGTCAATGTCCTCTCCACCTGTGTTTCAATCTACTCGGTGGACAGACTTGGTCGTCGCATGCTCTTGCTACAAGCCGGTGTCCAAATGTTCATTTCTCAAATTGTGGTAGCGGTAGTTCTTGGTATCAAAGTTAAGGATCATTCTGAAAGCCTCACTCCGGGCTTGGCATTACTTGTGGTGGTGATGGTGTGCACATTTGTTGCGGGGTTTGCATGGTCTTGGGGGCCTCTCGGGTGGTTGATCCCTAGTGAGACTTTTCCACTTGAGACTCGTTCGGCCGGCCAGAGTGTTACAGTCTGTGTTAACATGGTCTTCACATTTATTATAGCACAAGCCTTCCTATCAATGCTTTGTCACTTCAAGTTTGGCATCTTCCTATTCTTCTCGGCTTGGGTTTTGGTCATGTCAGTCTTTGTGCTGATATTGCTTCCTGAAACTAAGAATGTACCTATTGAAGAGATGACAGACAGAGTCTGGAGGCAACATTGGTACTGGAGGAGATTTATGGATGATGACGAAAACGGTGATGCTTGA